The following coding sequences lie in one Rutidosis leptorrhynchoides isolate AG116_Rl617_1_P2 chromosome 6, CSIRO_AGI_Rlap_v1, whole genome shotgun sequence genomic window:
- the LOC139853572 gene encoding cleavage and polyadenylation specificity factor subunit 3-I-like: MGRLKQKLVSSFADRNTKLYTPKNCQSAEMPFNVEKMAKTIGRLAERVPEDEGECVSGLLVKKGFSYQIIAPDDLHVFSQLSTANVTQRITIPYSGAFGVIKHRLKQIYESVESSTDEESGVPSLKVHDKVTVRQDSENHLSLQWTADPISDMVSDSVVALVLNASREMPKVVVETEPAKDEAEEQKKTGKIVDTLLWNMFGNVKHGEDGRLVISVDDNVAYLDKQKGEVESEHEGLKERVKLAFTRIQTAVKPIPLSANGSS; the protein is encoded by the coding sequence ATGGGCCGGCTTAAACAAAAGCTCGTTTCCTCGTTTGCTGATCGAAACACAAAATTGTACACACCGAAAAACTGTCAATCTGCTGAGATGCCGTTTAACGTAGAAAAGATGGCGAAAACGATCGGGAGATTAGCTGAACGGGTCCCGGAAGATGAAGGTGAATGTGTAAGTGGATTATTAGTGAAAAAAGGGTTCTCGTATCAGATAATTGCACCCGATGATCTTCACGTTTTCTCTCAACTTTCAACTGCTAATGTTACTCAAAGGATCACCATCCCGTATTCCGGTGCGTTTGGTGTAATCAAACATAGGCTGAAACAGATTTACGAAAGTGTTGAGTCATCAACTGATGAAGAATCGGGGGTGCCAAGTTTGAAGGTCCATGATAAGGTTACGGTGAGGCAGGATTCAGAGAATCATCTCTCGTTGCAATGGACAGCTGACCCGATAAGTGACATGGTGTCTGATTCAGTTGTGGCACTGGTGTTGAATGCCAGTCGAGAAATGCCAAAAGTGGTTGTGGAAACTGAGCCGGCGAAAGATGAAGCAGAAGAGCAAAAGAAAACAGGGAAGATTGTGGACACGTTGCTTTGGAATATGTTTGGAAATGTTAAGCATGGAGAAGATGGTCGGTTGGTAATTAGTGTGGATGATAACGTTGCATATCTTGATAAACAGAAAGGGGAAGTTGAGAGTGAACATGAGGGACTGAAAGAACGAGTGAAGTTAGCGTTTACGAGAATTCAAACTGCAGTGAAGCCAATACCTCTTTCTGCTAACGGATCATCGTAG
- the LOC139852316 gene encoding cleavage and polyadenylation specificity factor subunit 3-I has protein sequence MASQQSSLKRRDSTLTRESDVMTITPLGAGSEVGRSCVFMTFKSKTIMFDCGIHPAFSGMAALPYFDEIDPSTIDVLLITHFHLDHAASLPYFLEKTTFKGRVFMTHATKAIYKLLLSDYVKVSKVSVEDMLFDEQDILSSMDKIEVIDFHQTLEVNGIRFWCYTAGHVLGAAMFMVDIAGVRVLYTGDYSREEDRHLRAAELPQFSPDVCIIESTYGVQLHQPRYIREKRFTDVIHSTVSNGGRVLIPAFALGRAQELLLILDEYWSNHPELHNVPIYYASPLAKRCMTVYQTYINAMNEIIRNQFASSNPFDFKHISPLKSIDEFNDVGPSVVMASPSSLQSGLSRQLFDKWCADKKNACVIPGYVIEGTLAKTIINEPKEVTLMNGLMAPLNM, from the exons ATGGCTTCACAACAATCGTCATTAAAGAGACGCGATTCAACTCTAACTCGAGAATCAGACGTAATGACTATCACTCCTTTAGGCGCTGGTAGTGAAGTCGGTAGGTCGTGTGTTTTCATGACCTTCAAAAGCAAAACTATTATG TTTGACTGTGGAATTCATCCTGCGTTTTCTGGAATGGCTGCTTTGCCTTATTTTGATGAAATCGATCCGTCTACAATTGATGTTCTTCTCATCACTCA TTTTCACTTGGATCATGCTGCGTCCCTACCCTACTTTTTGGAAAAG ACTACATTCAAAGGAAGGGTCTTCATGACGCATGCAACAAAGGCTATATACAAATTGCTTTTGTCAGATTACGTGAAAGTGAGCAAAGTTTCAGTTGAAGACATGTTATTTGATGAACAAGACATACTTAGTTCCATGGATAAAATTGAG GTAATTGACTTTCATCAAACCCTAGAAGTCAACGGCATCCGCTTCTGGTGTTACACAGCTGGACACGTTCTTGGTGCCGCTATGTTCATGGTAGACATCGCCGGTGTTCGTGTACTCTACACCGGTGATTACTCACGCGAAGAAGACCGCCATCTTCGTGCCGCAGAGCTACCTCAATTCTCACCAGACGTTTGCATAATCGAGTCAACATACGGAGTCCAACTTCACCAACCAAGATACATTCGCGAAAAACGTTTCACCGACGTCATCCATTCAACCGTCTCCAATGGCGGCCGTGTCTTAATTCCCGCTTTTGCCCTTGGCCGTGCCCAAGAATTACTCTTAATCCTTGATGAATACTGGTCAAACCACCCCGAATTACATAACGTTCCAATTTACTACGCGTCCCCTTTAGCTAAACGTTGTATGACTGTTTACCAAACATATATAAACGCTATGAATGAAATAATTCGAAACCAGTTCGCGAGTTCAAACCCGTTTGACTTCAAACATATATCACCTTTGAAAAGTATCGATGAGTTTAACGATGTGGGCCCGTCTGTTGTAATGGCTAGCCCAAGTAGCCTTCAAAGTGGGCTCTCTCGACAATTATTTGACAAGTGGTGTGCTGATAAGAAAAATGCTTGCGTGATACCTGGTTATGTAATTGAAGGCACATTAGCAAAAACGATTATTAACGAGCCTAAAGAAGTAACTCTTATGAACGGGTTAATGGCCCCACTTAACATGTAA
- the LOC139853571 gene encoding uncharacterized protein has translation MTEEEEQSQQTSYPEEPKKKWYVIFEGPSKGIYKNWATANQFILGRSVTHKSYKTLEAAMVAFNEAYKTIATQPANEAKHLGSGMVNLNHYLYSQTASLNAMNRMKSILSTTEKEDKKKPSTHSFQRLWDNLVNYNKNYATMMFYPKNRKTGPKAVFLPEASPLTISEYFVHGLIDTLYIDGRTLHEIKELPQRMQEAITRYRDNLAKEREIFLRMHSSYPIFNEDQQLLVPSFTITYLGVSNGNYPTRDKALKITPTFDHLVSSLARVYFGSSKIGNGQEQQENVRIIYVQTNVLIYSSTNEKIDEKGLNLINNFEEPFEAFTGQLSTLPEDIKRRLCK, from the coding sequence ATGACTGAAGAAGAAGAACAATCTCAACAAACATCGTATCCAGAAGAACCAAAGAAAAAATGGTATGTCATTTTTGAAGGACCATCCAAAGGAATATACAAAAACTGGGCAACAGCAAATCAGTTTATATTAGGCAGAAGCGTAACACATAAAAGTTACAAAACTCTAGAAGCAGCAATGGTAGCATTCAATGAAGCATATAAAACAATAGCAACTCAACCAGCCAATGAAGCAAAACATTTAGGATCGGGAATGGTTAATCTTAACCATTATCTTTATAGTCAAACAGCAAGTTTAAATGCCATGAATAGGATGAAAAGTATTCTCTCTACAACAGAAAAAGAAGATAAAAAGAAACCATCCACACACAGTTTTCAAAGGTTATGGGATAACCTTGTGAATTACAACAAAAATTACGCAACAATGATGTTCTATCCCAAAAATAGGAAAACTGGCCCTAAAGCAGTTTTCTTACCAGAAGCATCACCATTAACAATATCAGAATATTTTGTCCATGGATTAATTGATACCTTATATATCGATGGAAGAACACTTCATGAAATCAAGGAACTCCCTCAAAGAATGCAAGAAGCAATAACCAGATACAGAGACAATTTAGCAAAAGAAAGAGAAATATTTCTTAGAATGCATTCAAGCTACCCAATATTTAATGAAGACCAACAGTTACTTGTCCCATCATTTACAATAACATATCTCGGAGTAAGCAATGGTAATTATCCAACAAGAGACAAAGCATTAAAAATAACTCCAACATTCGACCATCTGGTGTCATCACTAGCAAGAGTTTATTTCGGATCCTCAAAAATAGGAAATGGCCAAGAACAACAAGAAAATGTGAGAATCATTTACGTTCAAACAAATGTCTTAATCTACTCAAGCACTAATGAAAAAATTGATGAAAAAGGTCTCAATCTAATCAACAATTTTGAAGAACCCTTTGAAGCATTCACAGGACAACTTTCTACTCTTCCAGAAGATATAAAAAGGCGTTTATGTAAATAG
- the LOC139853573 gene encoding uncharacterized protein: protein MFGMVTDFMIELLWGNKNFEYIFKPSVGQSGGLILIWDPSKFCVSGAVERDFFLGLRGRWAGKTGDSIILNVYGPHNDHLKHNFWESLENIMQVDIDDWVICGDLNEVRRRSERKNCEFIESRAKMFNDFIDKANLIEIPLGGMKFTRISDDGLKYSKLDRFLVSETCYASWEGISACTLDRDYSDHCPIVLKNTNNDFGPKPTRIFNNWLEDEKRADLIRDAWNVTIRNPRVDCIFRDKLKNVKTVLKEMCNPKYNALNAEIDLLHKEISDWENIIGTRDLTDAEITSWIDSKKKWLQKDKEKADILKQKARIKWVTDGDENSKFFHSCIKRRQNKNNIRGVNLNGLWIENPDEIKMAAFTYFKNRFSESNHRTLKIRGPLSNRLCDSEASGLEPPY from the coding sequence ATGTTTGGGATGGTTACCGACTTTATGATTGAGTTGTTATGGGGAAATAAAAATTTTGAATACATCTTTAAACCTTCGGTAGGGCAATCGGGTGGGTTAATTTTAATCTGGGATCCTTCTAAATTTTGTGTCTCCGGGGCGGTTGAAAGAGACTTCTTTTTGGGTTTGCGTGGTCGTTGGGCGGGCAAAACGGGTGATTCTATTATTCTAAATGTATATGGACCGCATAATGATCATTTGAAACATAATTTTTGGGAGAGTCTTGAAAATATTATGCAGGTGGATATCGATGATTGGGTTATTTGCGGCGATTTAAATGAAGTAAGGCGCAGATCGGAAAGGAAAAATTGTGAATTTATCGAAAGTAGAGCTAAGATGTTCAACGATTTCATTGACAAGGCAAATCTCATTGAAATTCCATTAGGCGGGATGAAGTTTACTAGAATTAGTGACGACGGTTTGAAATATAGTAAACTTGACAGGTTCTTGGTCTCAGAAACGTGTTATGCATCTTGGGAAGGAATATCCGCATGTACTCTAGATAGAGATTACTCAGACCATTGCCCTATTGTCTTGAAAAATACGAATAATGATTTTGGGCCGAAACCAACTAGAATTTTTAATAATTGGTTAGAGGATGAAAAACGTGCCGATTTGATAAGAGATGCATGGAATGTCACCATTCGTAATCCAAGGGTTGATTGTATATTTCGTGACAAGTTAAAGAATGTTAAAACGGTGTTGAAAGAAATGTGTAATCCTAAATACAACGCTCTAAATGCTGAAATCGACTTGCTTCACAAAGAAATTTCCGATTGGGAAAACATCATTGGGACTCGTGATCTTACGGACGCTGAAATTACCTCTTGGATAGACTCGAAAAAAAAGTGGCTCCAAAAAGATAAGGAGAAAGCTGACATATTGAAACAAAAAGCTAGAATCAAATGGGTAACGGACGGGGATGAAAATAGTAAGTTCTTTCATTCGTGCATTAAAAGAAGACAAAACAAAAATAACATAAGGGGTGTTAATTTGAACGGTTTATGGATCGAGAACCCGGATGAGATTAAAATGGCGGCTTTTACTTACTTCAAAAATCGTTTTAGTGAAAGCAACCATCGCACCCTCAAAATTCGTGGTCCCTTGAGCAACCGGCTTTGCGACTCTGAGGCGTCAGGTCTTGAACCACCTTACTAA